From the genome of Cydia strobilella chromosome 21, ilCydStro3.1, whole genome shotgun sequence, one region includes:
- the LOC134751031 gene encoding uncharacterized protein LOC134751031, translating to MKFITFSMIIFGAIAISKSSIIPSNKDIYVLDQPTSNIYISLLPIENPSKNTGNEPKELNILRQEMKEIMKRICGQDVKSGKMESDMYTCAIKTVTSFIGCMHMDTDGLKDTVDSDPFMKCLSQAVSVFVKCLISKPALLDNYAPNVVMHMK from the exons ATGAAGTTCATCACATTTTCCATGATCATATTCGGAGCTATCGCCATCAGTAAATCATCAATAATCCCCAGCAACAAAGATATATATGTTCTGGACCAACCTacatcaaatatttatatatccCTACTACCAATAGAAAACCCAAGCAAAAATACTGGAAATGAACCTAAAGAATTGAACATTTTACGTCAAGAAATGAAAGAGATTATGAAGAGGATATGCGGGCAAGATGTCAAGTCGGGAAAAATGGAATCGGACATGTATACTTGTGCGATTAAGACCGTCACTTCGTTCATTGGATGTATGCATATGGATACAGATGGTTTGAAAG ATACAGTTGATTCCGACCCTTTCATGAAATGCCTCAGCCAAGCAGTGAGCGTGTTCGTCAAATGCCTTATATCAAAACCTGCATTACTTGATAATTATGCTCCCAATGTAGTTATGCATATGAAATag